Proteins co-encoded in one Candidatus Binatia bacterium genomic window:
- a CDS encoding response regulator yields MTEAHISGARIARILLVEDDPDDVEITRRAFERAKIGNQLTVVDNGQAALDFLYESCSAHHDDPGTDMVLLDLEMPKLDGRAVLREIWGDRRLRHIPVIVLTASEREDDLIQSYKGGAVAFLRKPVSVERLLTAVGDLSDYRLYIARLSK; encoded by the coding sequence ATGACGGAGGCGCACATTAGCGGAGCGCGGATTGCACGCATCCTTCTGGTTGAGGACGATCCGGACGACGTCGAAATTACCCGCCGGGCATTCGAACGCGCCAAGATCGGCAACCAACTGACGGTCGTCGACAATGGGCAAGCGGCGTTGGATTTCCTCTATGAGAGTTGCTCCGCGCACCATGATGATCCTGGCACCGATATGGTGCTCCTTGATCTTGAGATGCCAAAACTCGACGGCCGAGCCGTCCTGCGTGAGATCTGGGGCGATCGACGCCTGCGCCACATTCCGGTAATCGTCCTCACCGCTTCCGAACGCGAAGACGATTTGATCCAAAGCTACAAGGGCGGCGCAGTAGCGTTTCTCCGCAAGCCGGTGAGCGTAGAGCGGTTGCTGACCGCCGTGGGGGACCTGTCCGACTACCGCTTGTACATCGCGCGACTGTCGAAATGA
- the pgl gene encoding 6-phosphogluconolactonase, with translation MAPAAAPEVMVCGSADNLAKQAAREFSRAAQKSAAARGRFRVALAGGSTPRAAYALLANAPLRQQVPWQQTEVFWADERVVPPNDPASNYRMAHEMLLAHVPIPPDHIHRFRTELSPPDAIARQYEDELRASFQCARPRFDLILLGMGEDGHTASLFPHAAALGERNKLALALYAAHLHTYRVTLTLPVLNEARLVIFLVSGRAKAETLRHVLRGERQFERWPAQAVQPRQGRVVWLVDRDAAGLLHPGGDARG, from the coding sequence ATGGCACCGGCCGCGGCGCCGGAAGTGATGGTCTGCGGCAGCGCGGACAACCTGGCCAAACAGGCGGCGCGTGAGTTCAGCCGCGCCGCTCAAAAGAGCGCCGCCGCCCGCGGCCGCTTCCGGGTTGCGCTCGCGGGCGGTTCGACCCCGCGGGCAGCCTATGCGCTGCTGGCGAATGCTCCGCTGCGCCAGCAGGTTCCCTGGCAGCAGACCGAAGTGTTCTGGGCCGACGAGCGCGTCGTTCCCCCGAACGATCCCGCCAGCAACTACCGGATGGCCCACGAGATGCTCCTGGCGCACGTGCCAATTCCGCCTGACCACATCCACCGGTTCCGCACCGAGCTGTCGCCGCCAGACGCCATCGCCCGCCAATACGAGGACGAGCTACGCGCCAGCTTTCAGTGTGCCCGGCCCCGCTTTGACTTGATCCTGCTCGGCATGGGTGAAGACGGCCACACGGCATCGCTGTTTCCGCATGCCGCGGCGCTGGGGGAGAGGAACAAGTTGGCCCTCGCTCTCTATGCCGCGCACCTTCACACGTATCGGGTCACGCTGACGTTGCCGGTCCTCAACGAGGCACGCCTGGTGATCTTCTTGGTCAGTGGTCGCGCCAAAGCGGAAACGCTGCGCCATGTGCTCCGGGGCGAGCGCCAATTCGAGCGCTGGCCGGCACAGGCGGTTCAGCCTCGTCAGGGCCGGGTGGTGTGGCTCGTCGATCGCGATGCCGCAGGCCTGCTTCACCCCGGCGGCGACGCCAGGGGCTGA
- a CDS encoding class I fructose-bisphosphate aldolase: MTERVREILSWYSSDTPGTRTNIARLLNHGRLGGTGRLVILPVDQGFEHGPARSFAPNPPGYDPRYHFDLAIAAGCNAYAAPLGFLEAGAAEYAGELPLILKLNNSDSLLSGGDPCPAVTGSVDDALRLGCAAIGFTIYPGSTARNEMYGQIRALAEEAKRKGLAVVVWSYPRGSGLSKEGETAIDVAAYAAQIAAQLGAHFIKVKPPTAHIEQAAAKKVYEKQRIPIGTLAERVRHVVQSAFNGRRVVIFSGGEAKETEAILDEVRAIRDGGGFGSIIGRNSFQRPREEALKFLGTVMQIYAGEIR, translated from the coding sequence ATGACCGAGAGAGTGCGTGAGATCTTGAGCTGGTACAGCAGCGACACACCGGGGACGCGGACCAACATCGCCCGCCTGCTGAATCATGGCCGACTGGGCGGGACGGGCCGCTTGGTGATCCTGCCAGTGGATCAGGGCTTCGAGCACGGTCCGGCGCGCAGCTTCGCGCCCAACCCGCCGGGGTACGACCCGCGCTATCATTTTGACCTGGCCATCGCCGCCGGCTGCAACGCTTATGCGGCGCCACTCGGCTTTCTCGAAGCCGGCGCGGCCGAGTACGCCGGCGAGCTTCCGCTCATTCTGAAACTGAACAACTCCGACAGTTTGCTCAGCGGCGGTGATCCCTGCCCTGCCGTTACCGGGAGTGTCGACGACGCGCTGCGTCTGGGCTGCGCGGCCATCGGCTTCACCATCTACCCGGGGTCGACGGCGCGCAACGAGATGTACGGTCAGATCCGCGCGCTGGCCGAGGAAGCGAAACGCAAGGGGCTCGCCGTCGTCGTCTGGTCCTATCCGCGCGGCTCCGGCCTGTCCAAAGAAGGCGAGACCGCGATCGACGTGGCGGCCTACGCGGCACAGATTGCGGCGCAGCTCGGAGCCCATTTCATCAAGGTAAAACCGCCAACGGCCCACATTGAGCAAGCCGCCGCCAAGAAGGTCTACGAGAAGCAGCGCATTCCCATCGGGACCCTTGCCGAGCGCGTACGCCACGTGGTGCAGAGCGCGTTCAACGGCCGGCGGGTGGTGATTTTCTCCGGTGGCGAAGCCAAGGAAACCGAGGCCATTCTCGACGAAGTACGCGCCATCCGTGACGGCGGCGGCTTCGGTTCGATCATCGGCCGCAACTCCTTTCAACGGCCGCGCGAGGAAGCGCTGAAGTTCCTCGGCACCGTCATGCAGATCTACGCCGGCGAGATCCGCTAA
- the glk gene encoding glucokinase, giving the protein MGQTDANILGADIGGTKVSLALFEWQGGRLRCGRMQSYASGELDGLPAALRLFLGTAWPQLQAAAFGVAGPVQKGRAQITNLPWVVDIEHLRTVLGIRRVKLINDLEATAYGVLTLAPADFLVLNQGHTVPGNAAVIAAGTGLGEGLLFWDGTQHHPAPSEGGHSDFAPRNELETELLTFLRKRHPHVSYERLLSGPGLVNIYEFLRDSGRGDEPASLAARMREEDPAAAITQAALQGGPPLCVQALDLFCAIYGAEGGNLALKVMATGGVYIAGGIAPRIRGKLTDGTFMAAFRDKGRMAPLMDVMPVRVVLRETTALQGAGFCAARLLEKEEF; this is encoded by the coding sequence ATGGGGCAAACGGACGCCAACATTCTGGGAGCCGATATCGGCGGAACGAAGGTCAGCCTGGCTTTGTTCGAGTGGCAAGGTGGGCGCTTACGCTGCGGCCGCATGCAATCGTATGCCAGCGGCGAACTCGATGGTTTGCCCGCCGCCCTCCGCCTCTTTCTGGGAACAGCGTGGCCGCAACTGCAGGCCGCCGCGTTCGGTGTCGCGGGGCCGGTGCAAAAGGGCCGCGCGCAGATCACCAACCTGCCTTGGGTCGTGGACATCGAGCATCTCCGCACCGTGCTCGGCATCCGACGGGTCAAACTGATCAATGATCTGGAAGCCACGGCCTATGGCGTATTGACCCTAGCGCCAGCCGACTTCCTGGTGTTGAACCAAGGCCACACGGTGCCCGGCAATGCCGCCGTCATTGCCGCGGGCACCGGCCTCGGCGAAGGGTTGTTGTTCTGGGACGGCACCCAGCATCACCCCGCACCCTCCGAAGGCGGCCACAGTGATTTCGCGCCGCGCAACGAACTCGAGACGGAACTGTTGACGTTCCTCCGCAAACGCCATCCACACGTGAGTTACGAGCGGCTGCTCTCCGGACCGGGCTTGGTCAACATCTACGAGTTTCTGCGCGACAGTGGGCGCGGCGATGAACCGGCCTCACTGGCGGCCCGGATGCGAGAAGAAGATCCGGCGGCGGCCATCACCCAGGCCGCTTTACAGGGAGGGCCGCCGCTCTGCGTTCAAGCCCTCGACCTGTTCTGCGCCATCTACGGCGCGGAAGGTGGCAACCTGGCGCTGAAGGTAATGGCCACCGGGGGCGTGTACATCGCCGGTGGCATCGCCCCGAGAATCCGTGGGAAGCTGACCGATGGGACGTTCATGGCGGCATTCCGCGACAAAGGGCGGATGGCGCCGCTGATGGACGTGATGCCGGTTAGAGTTGTATTAAGGGAAACGACCGCGCTCCAGGGTGCAGGCTTTTGCGCGGCGCGCTTATTGGAAAAGGAGGAGTTTTGA
- a CDS encoding DegQ family serine endoprotease, whose product MAAAFPNPFGFLGGSKGQPPPTAPRLERFGTATSPPSSFAGIVRTVKPAVVNVSTSQTISSRGVPGFGPQGPLDPQDPFFQFFRHFSPEMPRSFTQRSLGSGVIIDADGYIVTNAHVVKNAEKIVVKLDDQREFEARRVGIDEKTDVALLKIASPHDLTVAVLGDSDTLQVGDWVLAIGNPFGLSETVTAGIVSALGRVIGQGPYDNFIQTDASINPGNSGGPLIDVQAKVIGINTAIFSRGGGSIGIGFATPINAVKGVVEQLKTQGKVIRGWLGVSIQNVTPDLARSFGLKKALGALVADVTPDGPAARAGLQRGDIIINYDGTDIDEAHQVPAFVAETKIGKTVSITVLRHGEKLTLHASVAEVPATTTAAPEAPEAQQSWGLTVSNITPGVARELGLQSTKGVVVTDVDPDSPAGDAGLQPGDVITQADRQPVRDVRDYRKAVAAKRNELLLLVNRQGQGYFVALRRSE is encoded by the coding sequence GTGGCGGCCGCATTTCCGAACCCCTTTGGCTTCCTCGGTGGAAGCAAGGGCCAGCCGCCGCCCACAGCACCGAGGCTAGAGCGGTTCGGGACAGCGACATCGCCCCCATCCTCCTTTGCCGGCATCGTGCGCACGGTGAAGCCGGCAGTCGTCAACGTCTCGACCAGCCAGACGATCAGTTCGCGGGGTGTACCGGGGTTTGGACCGCAGGGACCCCTTGACCCGCAAGATCCGTTCTTCCAGTTTTTCCGGCATTTCTCCCCGGAAATGCCCCGCAGCTTCACGCAGCGCAGCCTAGGCTCGGGGGTGATCATCGACGCAGACGGCTACATCGTCACCAACGCGCACGTCGTCAAGAATGCCGAGAAGATCGTCGTCAAGCTCGATGACCAACGAGAGTTCGAGGCGCGGCGCGTCGGCATAGACGAGAAGACCGACGTGGCACTGCTCAAGATCGCCTCGCCTCACGATCTAACCGTCGCTGTTCTGGGAGATTCCGATACGCTCCAGGTGGGCGACTGGGTCCTCGCCATCGGTAACCCGTTCGGCCTGTCGGAAACAGTGACCGCCGGCATCGTCAGCGCCCTTGGGCGCGTCATCGGGCAGGGCCCGTACGACAACTTCATCCAGACCGACGCATCCATCAATCCCGGCAACTCGGGCGGCCCACTGATCGACGTACAAGCCAAGGTGATAGGCATCAACACGGCGATCTTCAGCCGGGGCGGCGGTAGCATCGGCATCGGGTTCGCCACCCCGATCAACGCGGTGAAGGGCGTCGTCGAGCAGCTCAAAACACAGGGCAAGGTCATCCGCGGTTGGCTGGGCGTCAGCATCCAGAACGTCACACCGGACCTGGCGCGCTCCTTCGGGTTGAAGAAGGCGCTGGGCGCGCTAGTGGCCGACGTCACCCCTGACGGTCCGGCAGCCCGGGCCGGCCTCCAACGGGGCGACATCATCATCAACTACGATGGCACCGACATCGACGAAGCCCACCAGGTCCCGGCATTCGTGGCGGAGACGAAAATCGGCAAGACGGTCTCCATCACGGTCTTGCGCCACGGCGAGAAGCTAACGCTGCATGCCAGTGTGGCGGAAGTGCCGGCCACCACCACGGCCGCACCAGAGGCGCCGGAAGCGCAGCAGAGTTGGGGGTTGACCGTTTCCAACATCACACCGGGTGTGGCGCGGGAACTCGGCCTCCAATCCACCAAGGGTGTGGTCGTCACCGACGTGGACCCTGACAGCCCCGCGGGCGACGCAGGCTTGCAGCCCGGCGACGTCATCACCCAAGCGGATCGTCAACCGGTGCGCGACGTCAGAGATTACCGAAAGGCTGTCGCGGCGAAGAGGAACGAATTGTTACTGTTGGTGAATCGCCAGGGGCAAGGTTATTTCGTCGCCCTCCGGCGCTCCGAGTAG
- the metH gene encoding methionine synthase, protein MSPPDRTQALHAALEERILVLDGAMGTAIQAMDLTAEDFGGPNLEGCNEHLVLTRPDAIRKIHRDYLDAGADIIETDTFGGTRVVLAEYDLQDKVYDINYAAARLARAEADAASTTQRLRFVAGSMGPGTKTISVTGGISFDEVRSAYTDQTVALVEGGVDLLFLETQQDTLNVKAALLGMDDAFGRLGRSVPVVLSVSIETMGTMLAGQSIEALYVSVAHRDLFAIGMNCATGPDFMTDHLRTLAELSRFPISVFPNAGLPDEEGHYNELPAMLAKKVERFCSEGWVNIVGGCCGTTTEHIRLLAEVAARHRPRQPAPVRRCMVSGIEALTVDQDTRPVIVGERTNVLGSRKFKDVIAAGDFDQAAEVGRAQVRKGAHVLDVCLQDPDRNEAADVTAFLVTLGKKVKAPIMIDSTDAGVIEEALKLTQGKSIINSINLEDGEERFRRVVPLARRYGAALVVGCIDDDKQQAQAITRERKLQIAQHSYDLLTKKYGVPPEDLIFDALVFPVGTGDKNYIGAGVETIEGIRLIKEMLPDCKTLLGISNVSFGLPAAGREVLNSVFLYHCVQAGLDMAIVNSEKLERYPSIPDEERRLAEDLIWWRGDDPIGAFSAHFRTKAPKQTVELRRNLPLDERLALYIIEGSKDGLFADLDEALQHRRPLRIINGPLMAGMDEVGRLFGANEMIVAEVLQSAEVMKAAVAHLEPHMEKADSSIKGKLLLATVKGDVHDIGKNLVDIILGNNGFKIINLGIKVPPEELIKAYHHHQPDLIGLSGLLVKSAQMMVVTAQDLKAAGVCCPILVGGAALSNRFTRLKIAPEYGGIVAYAKDAMTGLNLANQLMDANKRQAMAARLVEEAGQLQAMGPKRPQAEVAAPPSRSSVPRVDEVPTPPDLRLHVIRNYDLDAIFRYINPAMLYTRHLGFKGKFNEALAAGNPKAKDLREHVAAVEEIMLARPDITANAVYRFFPAQAEGDKLLIYASDGRTIIETFPFGRQSDEPHLCLADFTLPVDAGRIDYVCFFATTVGPGVRHLADQWKAQGEYLKSHILQLLALEGAEAFAELLHQKIREMWGFPDPPGIAMGDVFKARYRGVRVSFGYPACPRLEDQEKLFRLLDVAQQIGVHLTEGYMMEPEGSVSALVFHHPQAKYFNLSPEDMERLERTIDREAAEKPPAI, encoded by the coding sequence ATGTCACCACCGGATCGAACACAGGCACTGCACGCCGCACTGGAGGAACGCATCCTCGTCCTCGACGGGGCGATGGGAACGGCGATCCAGGCCATGGATCTCACCGCCGAGGACTTCGGCGGACCGAACCTGGAGGGTTGCAACGAGCATCTCGTGCTGACCCGGCCGGACGCCATCAGGAAGATTCACCGGGACTACCTCGACGCCGGCGCAGACATCATCGAAACGGACACTTTCGGCGGCACCCGCGTCGTGCTCGCCGAGTACGATCTGCAGGACAAGGTCTACGATATCAACTACGCCGCGGCGCGTCTGGCGCGGGCGGAGGCGGACGCCGCCTCGACCACGCAACGGTTGCGCTTCGTCGCCGGCTCCATGGGCCCGGGCACGAAGACGATCTCGGTGACCGGAGGCATCAGCTTCGACGAAGTCCGCTCCGCCTACACCGACCAGACCGTGGCTTTGGTCGAGGGCGGGGTGGACCTGCTGTTTCTCGAGACGCAGCAGGATACCCTCAACGTCAAGGCGGCACTGCTGGGCATGGATGATGCCTTTGGGCGGCTCGGCCGCAGTGTGCCGGTGGTGCTCTCGGTCTCCATCGAAACAATGGGCACGATGCTGGCGGGCCAGTCGATCGAGGCACTGTATGTCTCGGTGGCACACCGCGACTTGTTCGCCATCGGCATGAACTGCGCCACCGGCCCCGACTTCATGACCGACCACCTGCGCACGCTGGCGGAGCTGTCGCGCTTCCCGATCTCGGTGTTTCCCAATGCCGGCCTGCCCGATGAAGAAGGCCACTACAACGAGTTGCCGGCGATGCTGGCAAAGAAGGTCGAGCGCTTCTGCTCCGAGGGATGGGTCAACATTGTCGGCGGCTGCTGCGGGACGACCACGGAGCACATCCGCTTGCTTGCCGAAGTGGCCGCTCGTCACCGGCCGCGCCAGCCGGCGCCCGTTCGCCGCTGCATGGTTTCGGGCATCGAGGCGCTCACCGTCGACCAGGACACCCGGCCGGTGATCGTCGGCGAGCGCACCAACGTGCTCGGCAGTCGTAAATTCAAGGACGTCATCGCCGCCGGCGATTTCGACCAGGCTGCCGAGGTCGGCCGTGCCCAGGTGCGCAAGGGCGCCCACGTCCTCGACGTCTGCTTGCAGGATCCAGACCGCAACGAGGCCGCCGACGTCACTGCCTTCCTCGTAACGCTGGGGAAGAAAGTGAAGGCGCCGATCATGATCGACTCCACCGACGCGGGGGTCATCGAGGAGGCACTCAAGCTCACCCAAGGGAAATCGATCATCAATTCGATCAACCTCGAGGACGGCGAAGAACGCTTTCGGAGGGTCGTGCCGCTAGCACGCCGCTACGGCGCCGCCTTGGTCGTCGGCTGCATCGATGACGACAAGCAGCAGGCGCAGGCCATCACGCGCGAACGCAAGCTGCAGATCGCGCAGCACTCCTACGATCTGCTGACGAAGAAGTACGGCGTCCCACCGGAAGATCTCATCTTCGACGCACTCGTGTTTCCGGTCGGCACCGGCGACAAGAACTACATCGGCGCAGGCGTCGAGACGATCGAGGGCATCCGCCTGATCAAAGAGATGCTGCCCGACTGCAAGACGCTCCTCGGCATCTCCAACGTGTCGTTCGGCTTGCCCGCGGCGGGTCGCGAAGTGCTCAACTCGGTGTTTCTCTACCATTGCGTGCAGGCCGGCCTCGACATGGCCATCGTCAACTCGGAAAAGCTGGAGCGGTACCCCTCGATCCCGGATGAGGAGCGGCGGCTGGCGGAAGATCTGATCTGGTGGCGCGGCGACGATCCGATTGGCGCATTCAGCGCGCACTTCCGCACCAAAGCGCCCAAGCAGACGGTCGAGCTACGGCGCAATCTGCCGCTCGACGAGCGCCTGGCGCTATACATTATCGAAGGCTCGAAGGACGGGCTCTTTGCCGATCTCGACGAAGCGCTCCAGCATCGCAGGCCGCTGCGGATCATCAATGGCCCGTTGATGGCCGGCATGGACGAGGTCGGCCGCTTGTTCGGCGCCAACGAAATGATCGTGGCAGAAGTCCTGCAATCGGCCGAAGTGATGAAGGCCGCAGTCGCGCATCTCGAGCCTCACATGGAGAAGGCGGACAGCTCGATCAAGGGCAAGCTCCTGCTCGCCACGGTGAAGGGAGATGTGCACGACATCGGCAAGAACCTGGTCGACATCATCTTGGGAAACAACGGCTTCAAAATCATCAACCTCGGCATCAAGGTGCCGCCGGAGGAACTGATCAAGGCCTACCACCATCATCAACCGGACCTCATCGGCCTGTCCGGGCTGCTGGTGAAGTCGGCGCAGATGATGGTGGTGACGGCGCAGGACTTGAAGGCCGCTGGCGTGTGCTGCCCGATCCTGGTCGGTGGCGCGGCATTGTCGAACCGCTTCACGCGTCTCAAGATTGCGCCGGAGTACGGCGGCATCGTGGCCTATGCCAAGGACGCCATGACCGGTCTCAATCTGGCGAACCAGCTGATGGATGCGAACAAGCGGCAGGCCATGGCCGCGCGGCTGGTCGAAGAAGCCGGGCAGTTGCAGGCGATGGGGCCGAAGCGGCCTCAGGCGGAAGTCGCGGCTCCGCCGTCTCGATCATCCGTGCCTCGAGTCGATGAGGTCCCGACGCCGCCCGATCTCCGGCTTCACGTGATTCGGAACTACGACCTCGATGCGATCTTCCGCTACATCAATCCGGCGATGCTTTACACGCGGCATCTCGGCTTCAAAGGCAAGTTCAACGAAGCCTTGGCGGCAGGGAATCCCAAAGCCAAGGACCTGCGTGAACACGTTGCGGCCGTCGAGGAGATCATGCTGGCGCGGCCGGACATCACCGCCAATGCCGTGTACCGGTTCTTCCCCGCGCAAGCCGAGGGCGACAAACTGCTGATCTACGCCTCCGATGGCCGGACCATCATCGAGACGTTCCCCTTTGGCCGCCAATCCGACGAACCGCATCTCTGCCTCGCGGATTTCACCTTGCCGGTCGACGCCGGGCGCATCGATTACGTTTGCTTCTTTGCCACCACCGTCGGTCCGGGCGTGCGCCACCTCGCGGACCAATGGAAAGCGCAGGGCGAATACCTGAAGTCGCACATCCTTCAGCTCTTGGCGCTGGAAGGTGCCGAGGCCTTTGCCGAGCTCTTGCACCAGAAGATCCGCGAGATGTGGGGCTTCCCGGATCCGCCCGGCATCGCGATGGGGGATGTGTTCAAGGCGCGCTACCGCGGTGTGCGGGTCTCCTTCGGGTATCCCGCTTGTCCGCGGCTTGAAGACCAGGAAAAGCTGTTCCGGCTGCTGGATGTGGCGCAGCAAATCGGCGTTCACCTCACTGAAGGGTACATGATGGAGCCCGAAGGCTCGGTCAGTGCATTGGTATTTCATCATCCGCAAGCGAAGTACTTCAACCTCTCGCCCGAGGACATGGAACGCTTAGAGCGCACCATCGACCGCGAGGCGGCGGAGAAGCCGCCAGCGATCTAG
- a CDS encoding DUF4079 family protein encodes MVASLMLPYVHPVAAGLTLALFGYVGSLGFRARSEPRRARQHLARHARLAPSMFGLMLASWIGGFLSTWRLRSNLELAASVHFRIGVLIILALSGGMLTSRWMRRPEIRAIHPWFGAAAMLLAAAQVFFGLQITP; translated from the coding sequence ATGGTTGCCAGTCTCATGCTGCCGTACGTCCACCCAGTCGCCGCTGGTCTCACGCTAGCCCTGTTCGGTTACGTGGGTTCCTTGGGGTTTCGCGCCCGCAGCGAGCCGCGCCGTGCGCGCCAGCACTTGGCGCGTCACGCCCGGCTTGCACCCAGCATGTTTGGACTCATGCTGGCAAGCTGGATCGGAGGCTTCCTGTCCACCTGGCGGCTGCGCAGCAACCTGGAACTGGCGGCCAGCGTCCACTTCCGGATCGGCGTGCTCATCATCCTGGCGCTTTCCGGGGGCATGTTGACCTCACGCTGGATGCGCCGCCCGGAAATACGCGCAATCCATCCGTGGTTCGGCGCCGCGGCGATGTTGCTGGCCGCGGCGCAGGTCTTCTTCGGGCTGCAGATCACACCGTAG
- a CDS encoding class I SAM-dependent methyltransferase, which produces MSLVTRLAARRYGGMAALYEKFNAPLERARLAVVRSRLAADMNGRILELGCGTGLNFAHYPATAEVTAIEPLDEFRVFAAERAKTAKARITVQDGDAQSLPFPDASFDGALETLVFCSVPDVSQGLRELRRVLRPGAPVRFVEHVRSPHALHAALQDLFNPLWRWAVDGCNLNRDTVRTIEAAGFRIDEVRVHDIPRASLFPLREIQART; this is translated from the coding sequence ATGAGTTTGGTCACCCGATTGGCTGCCCGCCGCTACGGCGGTATGGCAGCGCTTTACGAGAAGTTTAACGCACCGTTGGAACGCGCCCGACTGGCTGTGGTTCGTTCGCGGCTGGCTGCAGACATGAACGGCCGCATCCTGGAACTCGGCTGCGGGACCGGCCTGAACTTTGCCCATTATCCCGCTACGGCAGAAGTCACTGCGATCGAGCCGCTCGATGAATTCCGCGTGTTTGCGGCCGAGCGTGCCAAGACCGCGAAGGCGCGCATCACCGTGCAGGACGGAGACGCCCAATCCCTGCCTTTCCCCGACGCGAGTTTCGACGGTGCGCTGGAAACGCTCGTCTTTTGCTCGGTCCCGGATGTATCCCAGGGGTTGAGGGAGCTGCGCCGGGTGCTGCGTCCCGGCGCGCCAGTGCGTTTCGTCGAACACGTCCGCAGTCCACACGCCCTACACGCGGCACTACAGGATCTGTTCAACCCGCTTTGGCGGTGGGCGGTGGATGGCTGCAACCTCAACCGCGACACCGTCCGGACCATCGAAGCAGCCGGCTTCAGAATCGACGAGGTCCGGGTGCACGACATACCGCGGGCCTCGCTCTTCCCCCTGCGTGAGATCCAAGCCCGCACGTAG
- a CDS encoding response regulator, whose translation MITPLRVLLIEDSEDDAQLVLRELRRSGYDPRWERHESAAAVDDALERQTWDVILCDYHLPTFSALAALQLLRERGVDLPVIVVSGEILEEVVSSVLQAGARDYVLKDNLANLGVAVTRELRRAAAQHPDR comes from the coding sequence ATGATCACCCCACTTCGCGTGTTGTTGATCGAAGATTCCGAGGATGATGCGCAGCTCGTGCTGCGGGAGCTGCGACGCAGCGGCTACGACCCGAGATGGGAGCGCCACGAGAGTGCGGCCGCTGTGGACGATGCGCTCGAGCGACAGACCTGGGATGTGATCCTCTGTGATTACCACCTGCCGACGTTCAGCGCGCTCGCAGCGCTGCAGCTCCTCCGCGAACGAGGCGTCGACCTGCCGGTCATCGTGGTATCCGGCGAGATCCTCGAGGAAGTGGTGTCGTCTGTGTTGCAGGCCGGTGCCCGCGATTACGTCTTGAAAGACAATCTCGCCAATCTCGGTGTGGCCGTCACGCGTGAGCTTCGACGTGCCGCGGCGCAGCACCCGGACCGCTAA
- a CDS encoding pyridoxamine 5'-phosphate oxidase family protein: MGKLHPEIDSTTADFIRAQRLFFVGTAPAGSTGRVNVSPKGLDTFRILDPRTVAYLDLTGSGIETVAHLRDNGRITFLFCSLENAPRILRLYGRGEAIEPGDPEFESLEAGFPRYDGTRTIIRVSVERIADSCGYGVPMFRYEGERPQLCQWAERKGPRGLARYRADNNRKSVDCLPGLRRTGSTVVDDH, from the coding sequence GTGGGCAAGCTTCATCCCGAGATCGACAGCACCACTGCAGATTTCATTCGTGCCCAGCGGCTCTTTTTCGTCGGCACGGCGCCGGCGGGCTCTACCGGCCGCGTCAACGTTTCTCCCAAGGGGCTCGACACTTTTCGAATTCTGGATCCGAGGACGGTTGCGTATCTCGATCTCACCGGCAGCGGCATTGAAACGGTGGCACACCTCCGCGACAACGGCCGCATCACTTTTCTGTTCTGTTCTCTTGAGAATGCGCCCAGGATACTCCGCCTGTACGGGCGCGGAGAAGCCATTGAGCCAGGTGACCCGGAGTTCGAATCGCTCGAGGCGGGCTTCCCCCGATACGACGGTACACGCACGATCATCCGCGTCTCGGTCGAACGCATTGCCGACTCGTGTGGTTACGGCGTTCCGATGTTTCGGTACGAGGGTGAGCGCCCACAGCTGTGTCAATGGGCCGAGCGGAAGGGGCCACGAGGACTTGCCCGCTATCGAGCCGACAACAATAGGAAAAGTGTCGACTGTCTGCCGGGATTGCGCCGCACGGGCTCCACGGTTGTGGACGACCACTAG
- the dtd gene encoding D-aminoacyl-tRNA deacylase produces the protein MRAVIQRVSAARVTVGDRSVGAIGPGLLVFLGIATNDTEVQANWLLDKLLDLRIFEDDCGKFAQSLRDVHGELLLVSQFTLLADTRRGRRPSFSAAARPEAAVPLYEQVVARARSQGISVATGEFGAHMQVELVNDGPVTVILDTEERRVD, from the coding sequence GTGCGTGCGGTGATTCAGCGCGTGTCCGCCGCTCGGGTCACGGTTGGTGACCGGTCGGTGGGTGCGATCGGGCCGGGGTTGCTCGTCTTCCTGGGGATCGCGACGAATGACACGGAGGTGCAGGCAAACTGGTTGCTCGACAAGCTGCTCGATTTGCGTATCTTTGAAGACGACTGCGGAAAATTCGCTCAGTCGTTGCGAGATGTCCACGGAGAACTCCTGCTCGTGTCCCAATTCACTTTGTTGGCGGATACGCGTAGGGGGAGACGCCCATCATTCAGTGCCGCCGCACGCCCCGAAGCCGCCGTGCCCTTGTACGAACAGGTCGTGGCGCGGGCTCGGAGCCAAGGGATCAGCGTTGCGACCGGCGAGTTCGGAGCACACATGCAAGTCGAACTCGTGAATGACGGCCCGGTAACGGTCATTCTGGATACCGAAGAGCGTCGAGTAGACTGA